The DNA segment CGCGACCCTCGACGCACTGGCCGACTACCCCCTCGGCGTGGTCACCGGCCGCCCCGCTGCGGAGGCCGACATCGCCCAACGCCGGGCCGACCTCGACGTGCCCGAAGACCGGCGGTTCACGATGGACGACTGGGAGGAGGGCAAGCCCCATCCCCACGCACTGACGACACTCGCCGAGCGGTTCGACGCCGACTCGGTGGTGTTCGTCGGCGACACGCTCGACGACGTGCGCACCGCCACGAACGCTGCCGCCGAGGACCCCGACCGCGACTACTACGGCGTTGGCGTGCTGACGGGCGGGTTGACCGGCGAGGAAGGCCGCCGGAAGTACGAGGAGGCGGGCGCCGCCGCGGTCGTCGACTCCGTCAACGACCTCCCGGACCTCCTCGACGGCGCCTAAAAATGGCCTGTCTCGACAAGCGAACCGCCGTTCCGTCCTTAACTCTTACGCCCGATAGAGAATGGTTCACACCGCTCGGTCCGAACTCGCTCTCGACGATCTCTTCGAATTGCTCGCCAACGAGCGTCGCCGTCGGGTCCTCGAACACGTTCGAGGTGCCGACGGACCGACCGGGTTGCCCCAACTGGCGGCCGACATCGCCAAGCGCGAGTCCGACGGGATCGTCGACTCGGCGTCACCAAGTGAGGTCGAGCGCGTCCAGGCGTCGCTCCACCACCAGCACGTCCCGAAGCTCGCGGAGTCCGACGTTGTCGACCGCGGTCCCGACGGCGAGACGGTTTCCTCGGGTGCGAACGTCGCCGACGCCGCGCGCCTCCTCGACGCGGTCGACCGCGTCCCGTCGGTCGCGTCGAACTGAACGGCCGGACTCGTCTCCCCCGACGCGACCGTTCGGTTTTTAGCCCAGTAGTGTGAGTCCATCGACATGGATTGGTCCAGACTCCCCTCCGCGGTCATCGCGGCGCTGTTCGTCGGGTTCCTCCTCGGCACGCATCTTTCGCCGCCCGACGCCTTCACCCAGTTGTTCTACTCCGCCCCATTGGTCGTCGTCGCGCTCCCGTTCGCCTACCGGTTCGAACCCGAACTCT comes from the Halorussus vallis genome and includes:
- a CDS encoding DUF7344 domain-containing protein, which encodes MVHTARSELALDDLFELLANERRRRVLEHVRGADGPTGLPQLAADIAKRESDGIVDSASPSEVERVQASLHHQHVPKLAESDVVDRGPDGETVSSGANVADAARLLDAVDRVPSVASN